The DNA window GGTCAAGAACGTCGTCGCCGCGGATGTCGTGGAGCTGATGCCGTGCAAGGACGACGACGCCTCGGTGCGGCTCGCCGCGAGGCTCGTCGCGTTGCTCGTCGGGTTGAAGTTCCCGGGCTGACGGCGGGCGGTTCGCGAGCGGCCCCTACTCCGAATACAGCCGCAGCTCGTCCACGCCGAAGTCGAACGTCGCGAACCAGTCCGACTCCGCGGACAGCTTGACCCGGACCTCGTCGCCCGGGCCGACGTACGGCTTGGGGTTGTCGCGCTTGACCGTGGCCTTCGTGTCCGCCACCCCGAGGTTGACGCGCCCGATCCAGACCCACTTCGCGGCGGCGAAGTCGAAGAGGTAGACCGTCACGGCCGAGTCGGCCGCGTAGAACCGCCCCTCGAGCGCGACCTTGAGCGCCTTGCTCGACGCCGCCGAGCCGGCCCGGAACGAGGCCTGCACGTCGACGTACCGCTTCTTGCCGCTCTGGGTGCTGCGCGCCACGAGCAGATCGTCGTCGCTCTTCGCGAGGCTCCCGAGCTTCCCGCCGAGCGCGCTCCCCTGCGCGATCTTGTGGTACCCCGGCGCGAAGCCCGCGCCCGCGCTCGCCCCGCTCGAGCCGGAGCTCCCCCCTCCTTGCGAGGCGCCGGCGGCCGCGGCGAGCTCCATGGCGCGCCGCACGTTGATCCTCCCCTTGGCGACCCAGGCGCCGACCGGATCGCAGCTCTTCTCGATCACCTCGCGGACCGCCGCGTTCGAGGCGCCCGCGCCCATGGCGCTCCACACGAGCCCCGCGAGCCCCGCGACGTGCGGCGTCGCCATCGAGGTGCCGCTCATCATCCCGTATCCGCCCGGCACGGTGCTCATGATGAACGTCCCGGGCGCGGCGACGTCGACCCAGTCGCCGTAGTTGCTGTAGTCCGACCGCCGATCGTCGGTCTCCGTGGCGCCGACCGCGATGCAGGTCGGGTAGGTGCCCGGGTAGTGCGGCGCGCTCACGCCGAGGTTCCCGGCCGCCGCGACGACGACCGCGCCCTTCGACCACGCGTAGTCGATCGCCTCGTTCTGCGTGATCGACTCGAAGATCCCGCCGAGGCTCAAGGAGATGACCTTG is part of the Pseudomonadota bacterium genome and encodes:
- a CDS encoding S8 family peptidase — its product is MLAKRRLAITLFVAAALAIPAVASAASGPKYRQSELLVRFKKGQDGPAAGAIAKIGAKVIGKISRVDVKRLGLPKDLPVEAALEQLRKLPVFEFVEPNYIYRPVWETSDPHWGDQWALAKIRTAAGWGLETGDAKVVIAILDTGVDLDHPDLVRKIVPGYDFVDGDDQADDVASHGTHCAGIAAASANNGKGIAGICANCSIMPVRVLNADGGSASDVANGIVWAADHGAKVISLSLGGIFESITQNEAIDYAWSKGAVVVAAAGNLGVSAPHYPGTYPTCIAVGATETDDRRSDYSNYGDWVDVAAPGTFIMSTVPGGYGMMSGTSMATPHVAGLAGLVWSAMGAGASNAAVREVIEKSCDPVGAWVAKGRINVRRAMELAAAAGASQGGGSSGSSGASAGAGFAPGYHKIAQGSALGGKLGSLAKSDDDLLVARSTQSGKKRYVDVQASFRAGSAASSKALKVALEGRFYAADSAVTVYLFDFAAAKWVWIGRVNLGVADTKATVKRDNPKPYVGPGDEVRVKLSAESDWFATFDFGVDELRLYSE